One genomic segment of Methylocystis hirsuta includes these proteins:
- the istB gene encoding IS21-like element helper ATPase IstB, with protein MSASQESTSQTIVAPQVLLGNHLKALKLPTFAREYEKVALESAQDRADYPRYLLRLCELERIDRERRNVERRIRLARFTQIKSLDTFDFAAQPSLNKPLVLELARCEWIEKRQNCIALGPSGTGKTHVALALGLAACQKGFSVAFTSAAALVHELMEARDERRLRALQKHLNTVKLLIVDELGYVPFTAVGSELLFEVFSQRYERGATLVTSNLPFDEWTSVFGSERLTGALLDRLTHHVHILEMNGDSYRLATARKAQRRNADEPSVSPRTKGEADADI; from the coding sequence ATGAGCGCCTCGCAGGAGTCGACCTCCCAAACGATCGTCGCGCCGCAGGTGCTACTGGGCAATCACCTCAAGGCGTTGAAGCTTCCCACCTTCGCGCGCGAATATGAGAAAGTGGCGCTGGAATCGGCGCAAGATCGCGCCGATTATCCGCGCTATTTGCTGCGCCTGTGCGAACTGGAGCGCATCGATCGCGAGCGGCGCAATGTCGAGCGTCGCATTCGCCTGGCGCGCTTTACGCAGATCAAGAGCCTCGACACATTCGACTTCGCCGCGCAGCCGTCACTCAACAAGCCGCTGGTTCTGGAGCTGGCGCGGTGCGAATGGATAGAGAAGCGACAGAACTGCATCGCGCTGGGTCCATCCGGAACCGGCAAGACTCACGTCGCGCTCGCCCTTGGGCTCGCCGCTTGCCAAAAGGGCTTCAGCGTCGCCTTCACCTCGGCCGCCGCTCTCGTGCACGAACTCATGGAAGCGCGCGACGAGCGCCGCCTGCGGGCGCTGCAAAAGCATCTCAACACCGTCAAATTGCTGATCGTCGATGAGCTGGGCTACGTGCCGTTCACGGCGGTTGGTTCTGAACTGCTCTTCGAGGTCTTCAGCCAGCGCTATGAACGTGGCGCCACGCTGGTGACCAGCAATCTGCCATTCGATGAATGGACGTCGGTGTTCGGGTCGGAACGGCTCACCGGCGCACTGCTCGATCGGCTCACCCATCATGTCCACATTCTGGAGATGAACGGCGACAGCTATCGTCTCGCGACAGCCAGGAAGGCGCAACGGCGCAATGCCGACGAGCCTAGCGTAAGCCCAAGAACCAAGGGAGAAGCCGACGCAGACATTTAA
- a CDS encoding heavy metal translocating P-type ATPase, which produces MIDTTLPTTGALSTAARREHIELTVGGMTCAHCPPAIEKALKEIKGVVSARVNLANQIAAINYDADRVNIADLARAIRVAGYVAGAAKIRVSVAQMHCASCVTRVESALKGTPGVIAATANLGTSAVDIEYDPQKTDFSAIRAAIESSGHRIAEQRPQEIKVAVEAGADPDQIARESEYKTLMHKFWFAAIVSAPVMALSYPDLIPGLRDWMPAGSDTRRIVWALLGVASVPVLVWSGSQFFVGMWDALKHRAANMHTLISIGVSAAFLYSVIAVAFPHLFPSMALAEVFWDVTDVVIALVTLGLALELKAKGRTSEAIKKLIGLQAKTARVLRDGEEIDLAVEEVVAGDIVVIRPGDKIPVDGEVTEGSSAVDESMITGESIPVEKHVGDEAIGGTLNKMGSFKFRATKVGKDTALANIIRMVKDAQGSKAPIQRVVDAVSGFFVPTVMILSVLAFMIWYAFGPEPRVIYATIVLVTTLIIACPCALGLATPTSLTVGIGKGAENGILIRSGDALQSSEKLQAIILDKTGTITRGEPSLTDVVPVDGQREETVLRLAVALERGSEHPLGEAIVKGAEARGLPPVEARGFVAIPGHGVSGEVDGRQVLLGNTKLMGDRGVAIDALTAAWERLANEGKTPMYVAADGQCLGLVAVADTVKSDSKAAIEALLRLGLEVVMLTGDNERTAKAIASQVGVGRVLAEVLPDAKAHEVQKLQLEGKTVGMVGDGVNDAPALAQADVGFAIGTGTDVAIEASDVTLIRGSLQGVVTAIEISRATMRNVRQNLVGAFGYNVLGIPVAMGALYPALGILLSPLIASAAMAFSSVTVVSNANRLRFFQPRRTAS; this is translated from the coding sequence ATGATCGACACCACGCTACCGACAACTGGCGCATTGTCCACGGCTGCTCGACGTGAGCACATAGAATTGACTGTGGGCGGCATGACCTGCGCCCACTGCCCTCCCGCGATCGAAAAGGCGCTCAAGGAAATAAAGGGAGTCGTATCGGCGCGAGTGAACCTCGCGAACCAGATCGCCGCGATCAATTATGACGCGGATCGCGTAAATATCGCCGATCTCGCAAGGGCCATCCGCGTCGCCGGCTACGTTGCGGGCGCCGCGAAAATTCGCGTTTCTGTAGCGCAAATGCATTGCGCCTCCTGCGTGACCCGCGTCGAGTCCGCCCTGAAGGGAACGCCGGGCGTCATCGCCGCTACAGCCAATCTCGGCACAAGCGCCGTTGATATCGAATATGACCCGCAAAAGACCGATTTCAGCGCGATCCGCGCGGCGATCGAATCTTCCGGCCACAGGATCGCGGAGCAACGGCCCCAAGAGATAAAGGTCGCCGTTGAAGCCGGTGCTGATCCCGATCAGATTGCGCGCGAAAGTGAATATAAAACGCTCATGCACAAGTTCTGGTTCGCGGCGATCGTATCGGCGCCAGTCATGGCGCTGAGCTATCCCGATCTGATTCCCGGGTTGCGCGACTGGATGCCGGCGGGCAGCGACACTCGGCGTATCGTCTGGGCGCTGCTTGGCGTGGCATCGGTTCCCGTGCTCGTCTGGTCGGGCTCGCAATTCTTTGTCGGCATGTGGGACGCGTTGAAGCACCGCGCCGCCAATATGCACACCTTGATCTCGATTGGCGTCTCGGCGGCTTTCCTTTATTCGGTAATCGCAGTCGCCTTCCCCCATCTCTTCCCGAGCATGGCGCTCGCCGAAGTCTTCTGGGATGTGACCGATGTGGTGATCGCCCTCGTCACGCTGGGGCTGGCCTTAGAGCTAAAGGCCAAGGGCCGCACCTCGGAAGCGATCAAAAAGCTCATCGGGCTACAAGCCAAGACCGCACGGGTGCTGCGTGACGGCGAGGAAATCGACTTGGCCGTAGAAGAGGTCGTTGCCGGCGACATAGTCGTGATCCGTCCAGGCGACAAGATCCCTGTGGACGGCGAAGTGACCGAAGGGTCCAGCGCCGTCGATGAGTCGATGATCACCGGGGAGTCGATTCCCGTCGAGAAACACGTCGGCGACGAGGCGATTGGCGGCACGCTCAACAAGATGGGCAGTTTTAAGTTCCGCGCGACCAAGGTCGGCAAGGACACAGCTCTCGCCAACATCATCCGGATGGTCAAGGACGCGCAAGGCTCGAAAGCGCCAATCCAGCGCGTCGTGGATGCGGTGTCGGGCTTTTTCGTTCCGACCGTGATGATTTTGAGCGTTCTCGCCTTCATGATCTGGTATGCCTTCGGCCCAGAGCCGCGCGTCATCTACGCGACCATCGTTCTGGTCACGACACTGATCATCGCCTGCCCTTGTGCGCTGGGGCTCGCCACGCCGACTTCGTTAACGGTAGGTATCGGCAAGGGCGCCGAGAATGGAATCCTCATCCGCTCCGGCGATGCGCTTCAAAGCTCGGAGAAACTCCAGGCGATCATTCTCGATAAGACCGGAACGATCACACGCGGCGAGCCTTCGTTGACGGACGTGGTTCCCGTCGACGGTCAACGCGAAGAGACCGTGCTGCGGCTCGCGGTGGCTCTCGAACGCGGCTCCGAGCACCCGCTTGGCGAAGCCATCGTTAAGGGTGCGGAGGCGCGCGGCCTTCCGCCCGTTGAAGCGAGGGGATTCGTGGCGATACCGGGTCATGGCGTGAGCGGCGAGGTCGATGGCCGTCAGGTCCTCCTCGGCAACACAAAGCTGATGGGTGATCGTGGCGTAGCAATCGACGCACTCACGGCAGCTTGGGAGCGCCTAGCCAATGAAGGAAAGACGCCAATGTATGTGGCTGCCGATGGGCAGTGCCTCGGTCTCGTCGCCGTCGCCGACACAGTGAAGTCCGATTCGAAAGCGGCGATCGAAGCCCTCCTTCGCTTGGGGCTCGAAGTGGTCATGCTGACAGGCGACAACGAACGAACGGCCAAGGCGATTGCAAGTCAAGTAGGCGTCGGTCGCGTGCTCGCAGAAGTGCTGCCCGACGCCAAGGCGCATGAGGTTCAAAAACTCCAGCTTGAAGGAAAGACCGTCGGCATGGTGGGCGACGGCGTCAATGACGCGCCGGCGCTTGCGCAAGCCGATGTCGGCTTCGCCATCGGCACGGGCACGGATGTCGCGATCGAAGCAAGCGACGTGACGCTCATCAGGGGCAGCTTACAGGGCGTTGTCACGGCGATCGAGATCAGCCGCGCCACCATGCGTAACGTGCGCCAAAACTTGGTCGGCGCCTTCGGTTACAACGTTCTCGGCATACCTGTGGCGATGGGCGCGCTTTATCCGGCCCTAGGCATCCTGCTGTCGCCGCTTATCGCCTCGGCGGCGATGGCCTTCAGTTCCGTCACGGTTGTCAGTAACGCCAATCGCCTGCGCTTCTTTCAGCCGAGGAGGACCGCGTCATGA
- a CDS encoding DUF2933 domain-containing protein, whose protein sequence is MRHEHYTQNGGSDSPKRGLLASRENWVLIGFLAIAGFYLVTEHTAHLFGALPYLLLLACPLMHIFMHRDHGCQRRRQIVPDGGVKVYRSG, encoded by the coding sequence ATGCGACACGAACACTATACACAGAATGGCGGTTCTGACAGTCCGAAGCGCGGCCTCCTCGCGTCACGGGAAAACTGGGTTCTGATCGGGTTCCTGGCGATCGCGGGGTTCTATCTCGTGACGGAACACACCGCGCATCTCTTCGGAGCGCTTCCTTACTTGCTACTCCTAGCCTGCCCCCTCATGCACATTTTCATGCATCGCGATCATGGGTGTCAACGGCGGCGACAAATTGTGCCAGATGGCGGCGTAAAAGTGTACCGTTCTGGTTGA
- a CDS encoding DUF411 domain-containing protein yields the protein MSKSKTSLAIVFALGLIAPLAALAQDVTAWRSPSCGCCHLWAKRLEDAGMKVTMIDTRDVSKIKKEHGITPELASCHTAIVEGYTIEGHVPASEIKRLLAERPDAIGLSVPGMPTGSPGMEHGAAESYNVLLLKRDGSTEVFAHYP from the coding sequence ATGTCAAAATCGAAAACAAGTTTGGCCATCGTCTTCGCCCTTGGCCTTATTGCGCCGCTTGCGGCCCTTGCCCAAGACGTCACCGCATGGCGCTCGCCATCCTGTGGATGTTGTCACCTATGGGCGAAGCGTCTCGAAGATGCCGGCATGAAGGTCACGATGATCGATACGAGGGATGTCTCCAAGATCAAGAAGGAGCACGGCATAACGCCCGAACTCGCCTCTTGCCACACCGCCATTGTGGAAGGCTACACGATCGAGGGTCACGTGCCGGCGAGCGAAATAAAGCGGCTGCTGGCGGAGCGGCCCGACGCGATCGGGCTGAGCGTTCCTGGAATGCCTACGGGTTCGCCAGGCATGGAGCATGGTGCGGCCGAATCTTACAACGTGCTGCTCCTGAAACGCGACGGTTCGACTGAGGTGTTCGCGCACTATCCATGA
- a CDS encoding tetratricopeptide repeat protein has protein sequence MISRPLRLALAGFLLVLLGATASAQSDRWGRCRSAEPDARIAGCTEVIDRLKRQSRRDQFSAYFNRGGAYRAKGDLDRALADLDKALKLYPKAASALAERASIFKAKGDSDKAIADYDASIAERPNPAAFLGRGEVYRAKNEFDPAIADYNEAIALDPQLADAFLSRAKAYLGKEDLERAKQDLEAALKLDPRLASAKAALDEVTKRVAERVAASGAPTTSGPTAEADYASPDRLIVVATGFVLIAFIVWFFWLKRATGVRAAETSGGYQEAMILVKGGYTPDTIIVRRGKPVRLNFRREETASCSDKVIFSEFQKSAELPTGETVAVEFLPTESGEFNFACPMGMFRGRLVVE, from the coding sequence ATGATCTCACGCCCGCTCCGCCTTGCGCTCGCCGGGTTCCTTTTGGTTTTGCTCGGGGCGACGGCGTCGGCGCAGAGCGATCGCTGGGGGCGGTGTCGAAGCGCCGAACCGGACGCTCGGATCGCGGGCTGTACGGAGGTCATCGACCGTCTAAAACGCCAGAGTAGGCGTGATCAGTTCTCAGCCTATTTTAATCGTGGCGGCGCCTATCGAGCGAAGGGCGATCTTGATCGCGCCCTCGCCGATTTGGACAAGGCGCTGAAACTCTATCCCAAGGCGGCGTCCGCGCTTGCAGAACGCGCATCCATCTTCAAAGCGAAGGGCGATTCCGACAAGGCGATCGCCGATTACGACGCGTCCATCGCGGAGCGACCGAACCCCGCCGCTTTCCTTGGCCGAGGCGAGGTCTATCGAGCGAAAAACGAGTTCGACCCCGCCATCGCGGACTACAACGAGGCGATCGCTCTCGATCCCCAATTGGCGGACGCCTTCCTCTCCCGGGCCAAGGCCTATCTCGGTAAGGAAGATCTCGAGCGCGCCAAACAGGATCTCGAAGCAGCGTTGAAACTCGATCCCCGGCTCGCCTCAGCCAAAGCGGCGCTCGACGAGGTGACGAAGCGTGTCGCCGAGCGCGTTGCGGCTTCGGGCGCTCCGACGACGTCGGGACCGACCGCGGAGGCGGACTATGCCTCGCCGGATCGTTTGATCGTCGTCGCCACCGGATTCGTCCTTATCGCCTTCATCGTCTGGTTCTTCTGGCTCAAGCGCGCAACAGGCGTGCGCGCGGCCGAAACCAGCGGCGGCTATCAGGAGGCGATGATTCTGGTGAAAGGCGGTTACACGCCCGACACCATCATCGTGCGGCGAGGCAAGCCCGTGCGGCTCAACTTTCGCCGCGAAGAGACGGCGTCGTGTTCCGACAAGGTGATTTTCTCCGAATTTCAAAAGAGCGCCGAACTGCCCACCGGCGAAACCGTCGCGGTCGAGTTCCTCCCGACGGAGTCTGGCGAATTCAATTTCGCATGCCCCATGGGCATGTTCCGCGGCAGGCTGGTTGTCGAATAG